In the Syntrophus aciditrophicus SB genome, AAAAGACAGGAGATATTCCCGAAATAGGAATCGACCAGCCGACAGTCTACCGTGGCCTTGCCCGCTTCTTCCATGGCGGTCAGGACGGTCGCTTCATCCCGGAAAGGGCCATGCGTCAGGGAAAAATCCAGCCGGGCGGGGGAGCCGAGGTAATCCACAACCTGCTGAAAAACAGCCTTCTGCTCCGGGTTTGCAGAGCCGTTCCGGACATCCCGGAGGTAATCGGCGAAAAACTTGACGAAACAGGCAAAGCAGGCGGAGCTGAACGTCACGAAGGCCTGTTCGGGGCTTACCGTTCCATAGGTGATAATTCCCCGGCCGGGCACGATGGCGCATTTCCGGTTTTTCAGGGCTCGGATGATTTCCGCTGGCGCAAGGGACGTGACCACAGGCAGGTCGTGGAGGAATGTCCGGGTTTCCGTGTCCTGTGGGTGGATGGTTCCCGGAGACGTCCGGGCCAGGAAATCCACGAGAGTGCGGTAGGGTTCGGCAGGGAGCGCAAAAAGGAGTGTCGAAATGTGCAGTCCCGTGAAAATTTCCTGCAGAATCGCGCGGTTTTTATCCTCCCGGTTCCAGATCAGTTCGGCATCCCGGGCCCCCATCAAGGGAGCGCCCGCTTCGGCCAGTCCGGATCGGATAAGCTTGTCCACATATTTTCGGATCAGTCGCTCCATGCAGTCCTCATCCTTCGCTGCTCCCGTCCCAATCGATTGCCATCTCCGCTGCTTTTTCTCGAGTCGGCCGTCCCTCTTCATTCAGACCGCGGATGCGCCGGTATGCCGCCCGCGCCTTTAAAAATTCGGCCCGATCCAGGGGCGGAATTTCCAGATGGCCGTCTCCCGTGCCCGGCAACTCAAAAAAGCGGGCGGGCAGGTCGTCGTCGGTTCCACGGAAGCCGTTGTTGTCGTTCATGATCCGTTCCGAATAATCGATCCGTTCCCCCGCCGTCAACAGGTCATCAGCCGAGGATTCGACGCCCGTCACAGCGGTGTAGATCCGGGCGTATTCCTCCAGGGAAGCAGCGAAAAAAACAAACTTGCAGGCGGTAAGGGAATCGACAACGGCAAAAAGATCTTCCGCCCCTTTGATGATCCGGGCCTTGCCGCTGAAGGTAAAACGGTCCGTCGCCACAGGTTTTCGCAGGATCTCATGGCTGATGGGATAAGCCCGGAGGTGGCAGCCCCCCCGCGTCGACGTGGCATATGCCAGGGCCATTCCGTAAGCTCCCCGGGGATCGTAGCCCGGCAGTTCCAGGTTCTTCACCGTCATGGCCGTCTCCGGCCGTCCGCATGCCCGCGCATAGGCGGCGGCTCCCTGTCCCAGGGCCTGTCCGATGCCCCGTCCTGTTCCGATATCCATGAGAAGAGAGAGAATCTCCGAAGGTTCCAGGGGCCTTCCCCGAATTTCCCCATGGCAGGCCAGCGTCGCCGCCGCCGAAATGGTGTCCATCCCCAGGTCGTTGCACAGCCGGTTGGCCTCCATCACCGTTTCCAGATTGGTATTTCCCACGAGAGCGCTGAAGTGGGAAAGGGTTTCGAATTCGGGAAGGCTTCGGCCATCAGCCGCGATCTTCTTGCAGAGGATGGAACAGCCCCGGCAACCCGTCCGGCGGGGGGCATAACGTTGGCGGAAGGCATGGGCGTTCATGCGCCGGGCTGCGTCAAAGCGGGTGCGGCGGAAATTGTCCGTCGGCATCATCCGGCGGGCGTCAAGAAGGTCGTAAAGCGCCGCCGTCCCGTATTGTCCGATTCCCAGTTCCCCGAGGAGAACCGGTGAAGCCGCCATCAGGCGACGGACGTCTTCATTTGCCTTTTTCAGAGCCTCGGGGTAGGCGATACGGATTTTGCCTGAACCCCGGACGGTCAGGTATTTCAGATTCCGGGCGGCAAAATGCAGCCCCAGGCCAGCTCGACCTGCGGCGTAGTGACCGTCCACGACGATGTCGGCAAAACGAACCCCCACCCCCGCCGCGGGGCCCGCCAGGGCGACCGCTCCTTTCTTTTTCAGACGGGCATACGCCCCGGATGTCCCCGTGCCGGCCAGGGCTGCGGCATCCACAAGAGTCACCTGATCATCGGCAATTTCGATCCCGCAGAGGGTCTTTGCCCGGCCGGTGATGATCAGGCCGTCCCATCCCGCCTTTTTCAGCGCGGTTCCCAGCGATCCGCCGACGGAGGCGTCTCCTGCCGTGCCGGTCAGCGGGGAGCGGGACATGACGGTCATCCGGCCGGAAGTCGGAGAGGTCGTGCCGACCAGAGGGCCGGTAAAGAAAAGCAGGGGCATTTCCGGATGATCCCAGGACCGCGTCACCTTATCCCGGAGATAATAACCTGCCAGCCCACGGCCGCCGATCCACCGGGCATAAATCTCCCGTTCCGGACGCTTCGCTTCCGTCCGGCCGGAAGACAGATCGATTTTCAGGATTTTTCCACACCAGCCGTTCATTGCCGTTTCTTGATATGAGTTCGTTTCTTTTGTGCCGTGTCTGATCCCTTAGATAAGATCAGTTCCCTTTAAGGCGCCGCCGGGATGCTTCACGTAAACGAACAGGACGTCCGGCGCAATGAGGATTTCCTTATCCAGGCGGTTGCCGCGGTACGGGGTTGAACAACATTGAGCGCGATTATTGTAAGTCGATATGATCATCATACTTGTTCGGAATTATCAATTTACTTTTACTGCAAGGGCATTCTCATCCGAGCCATCCGCAGGCAAACCGGCGGAACGGATTGCCATGGGATCTATTTTTCGGGACCGCTTTTCATTGACATGCATTCCGAGTTTGCCTATAGTCCCTGCCCGGAAAAGGAGGGGGAAACAAATCAAGCGCAAAGGAGGTTTCATCATGTCGGACAATTTAGCGAATCCTGCACCATTGGGTCTCATGGGCTTCGGAATGACAACGGTTCTTTTAAACCTGCACAATGCCGGGCTGTTCGAGTTAGGCGCTGGAATCCTGGCCATGGGCATCTTTTATGGCGGCCTGGCCAGGTCATCGCCGGGATCATGGAGTTCAAGAAGGGCAATACCTTCGGTACGACGGCTTTCACGTCCTACGGTCTTTTCTGGCTCACCCTGGTATTTCTCGTCTACTTCAACGGACAACTCGGCATGACCAAAAACAGTGAGGCCTTTATGACCGCCTATCTGTTCATGTGGGGGCTGTTTACCTTTTTCATGTGGATCGGAACCTGGAAGGCCACCCGTGTGCTTCAGGCGGTTTTTTTAACCCTGACCATACTTTTCTGGATGCTGGCCGCCCGGGATGGCTTCGGATGGAAAGGGACGTGGGCTGTTCTTACGGGATGGGAAGGGGTCTTCTGCGGCTCCCTGGCCATTTACTGCGCCATGGCCCAGGTGCTCAATGAAAGCTTCGGCCGGATCGTGCTGCCCCTCGGAGCGAAGTAATTCCTGCGGATTATCTTTTTTCTGATATTTCCTCTTGTCATAGAGAAATCATGGTAATAGAGTAGTATGAACTAAGAAGCAGCGCTTTCGGCAGCCATGTCGGAAGCGCTGTTATTGTTGAGGAGATGTCTTTTGCTTGCCCTGATCACCATTTTTTTTTCATCCTTTGTGATTGCCCTTTCCGGGGCGATGATGCCGGGGCCGATGCTTACGGCCACGATCAGCCAAAGTTCCCGGCGAGGAATCTGGACGGGACCACTATTGGTGGTTGGTCATGGATTCCTGGAGCTGGCTCTTCTGGTGGCATTGATGATCGGCCTGGCCCCTCTTCTCCTCAAAGACAATGTTTTTACAGTCATTGCCCTTGCCGGATCCGTTATTCTTCTCTGGATGGCCTGGGACATCTTCAAGTCACTGCCCTCTCTGCGGCTGGAATGGCAGGATGGCGGAGAGCATCATGGCCGGCTGGTGCTTTACGGGATCCTCCTGAGTCTTGCCAATCCCTACTGGTATATCTGGTGGGCCACCATCGGCCTGGGGTATATCGCGCAATGCCGGACGTCCGGCATGGCCGGCATTGCCGTTTTCTTCATCGGCCATATCCTGGGGGATATGGCATTTTACGGCCTCGTTTCAACGACCGTGGCCAAAGGGCGTTCCTTTTTCAGTGAGCGCCTCTATCGAAGAGTGCTTGGTAGCTGTGCCTGCCTGCTTGTCGGCTTCGCCTTTCTCTTCGCCTTTGCCGGCCTGCAGAAAATTCTGTCCTGAAGGCTGACCGCAGGCGGAAATCCTTACGTGACGTCTCATTAATAGAGGAGGTGTGCATATGATGGGCAATATTTCTTCGAAAAACGGCAAACGCTTCTTTTCCCCGCGAAAAGCCTTTCTGTTGGGAATGGCCGGTCTGGCTCTGATTTTTTTCCTGCTGTCCTGCACGACTGTTCCCCTTACCGGAAGAAGCAGTCTGAGCCTGGTTCCCGATTCAGAACTGGTGACAATGAGTTATCAGCAATATAACGATGTCCTGAAGAAGGCGACGCTTTCCCGGGATGCGGAAAAGGTGCAGATGGTCAAGCGGGTCGGCGGAAGAATTGCCGCTGCCGCGGAATCCTTTTTGAGAGAATCAGGCGCGGGGGCGGAAGTCGCGCAGTACAAATGGGAGTTCAACCTGATTGAAGACGACAAGACGGTTAATGCCTGGTGCATGCCCGGCGGCAAAGTGGCTGTGTATACGGGGATTCTTCCCATTACCCGGGATGAAACGGGGTTGGCCGTCGTGGTGGGGCATGAGGTGGCCCATGCCATAGCACGACACGGGAACGAAAGGATGAGCCAGGCCCTTCTCGTTCAGTTCGGGGGGATCGGTTTGTCCGCGGCCCTGGCCAGTCAGGCTGCGGCCACTCAGGAGCTTTTTCTCCAACTTTACGGCGTCGGCGCGAACATCGGTTACATGCTTCCTTACAGCCGTCTCCACGAAAACGAAGCGGATCGGATCGGTCTGGTTCTCATGGCCAAGGCCGGTTATGACCCGAGAGCCGCAGTGGGGCTCTGGCAGAGGATGAATGCCCAGGGCGGTGGGCGCACTCTGGAATTTTTATCCACCCACCCGGCGCCAACAACCCGGATTGCGAATATTGAATCTCTCATTCCCGAAGCGATGCGCTATTATCAGAAACCCCGGTAGCCATGGTAACCAGGATAACTTCTGCCGCCGGCTGTTCATCCTGGTGGGCGAGTCGCAGGGTCTTGAGGATCTGCGGAACTCCAATGGCCGGTGTCACGAAATTGAAAATGTATTTAAATTGGAAGAAATCTTTGTTAAATCATCAGAAACAGCATCGCTGATGTCCACATGAAATAACAAAATACAAAATCCCCGGATTGTGGAATCCGGGGATTTTAGCGGAATCAGAATAAAATCTTCACCCTGCATTTTCTTCTTTATTTGCCGGCAAGCTTTTTGTAAATCGCGATTCTTTCTTTCGCTTCTTCTTCAGCCAGCTTATACAATTTATCAGCGACATCGGGGAACATTCTCTTCAGGCTTGAATAGCGGACTTCACCGTTGATAAACTCCTGGAAGTCTCCCTTGATTTCGCCGGAATCCAGCTGGAACGGATTTTTGCCTTCGGCGGCGAGAAGCGGGTTATAACGGTATAACGGCCAGTAACCGGCTTCCACCGCTCTTTTCTCTTCCTCCTGACTTTTCCCCATATCGATGCCATGATTGATGCAGGGCGAATAGGCGATAATCAGCGAGGTTCCGGGATAGCTTTCCGCTTCGGTAACGGCTTTAAGGAACTGAGTCTTGCTGGCTCCCATGGCCACCGAAGCGACGTACACATACCGGTAAACCATAGCCATGCGGCCGAGATCCTTTTTCCCGATAGGTTTGCCTTTTGCCGCGAATTTTGCGACTGCGCCGGTAGGTGTGGACTTGGAAGCCTGGCCGCCGGTATTGGAATAGACTTCGGTATCCAGGACAAGGATGTTCAGATCGTGATTCTGCGCCATCACGTGGTCCAGTCCGCCGTATCCAATGTCGTAGGCCCAGCCGTCTCCGCCGATCGCCCAGATCGATTTCTTCACGATCATATCTTTTAATTTGAGAATATTAATGAGGTTATCCTTTTGCGGGCCGACGGATTTCAATATCTCATTGGAAAGCGCCTCTTCAATCTGATCTCTCAGTTCCTTCGTCTTGCCGGGATCGTTCATTCCCGCCAGCCATGCTTCAAAAAGATTTTTAAGGCCTTCCGAAATGCCCTGCTGGATCGCGTCCCTCATGAAGGAAGCCAGTTTGTCACGTCTCTTGGCAACTCCCATTTCTACGCCCAGGGTAAATTCCGCGTTGTCTTCGAAGAGGGAATTGGCCCATGCCGGTCCATGTCCCTTCGGATTGACGGTGTAGGGGCAAACCGGGGCGGATCCGCCATAGATCGAAGAACATCCCGTTGCATTGCCGATGATCATCCTGTCGCCGAAGAGCTGTGTAATCACCTTGATGTACGGCGTCTCGCCGCATCCGGGGCAGGCTCCCGAGAATTCGAACAGCGGCTGGCAGAACTGGCTGCCTTTTACCGTAGTTTTAGACATGAGATTGTCCCGGACCGGGACCGTCAATGAAAATTTGTGATTAGGAATCTGCTTATCGTCCTGGCTGCACAGATATCTCATGACCAGCGCCTTTTCCTTTGACGGGCATATATCCGCGCAGTTGCCGCAGCCGACGCAGTCCAGCGGGCTGACCTGAATCCTGAATCTAAGCCCTTTGAGCTCTTTTCCCTGTGCTTCCAGCGTTGTAAAGTAATCCGGAGCTTCCTTGAGCTCTTCTTCCGTCACGAGCACTGGTCTGATCGATGCGTGCGGGCAGACAAAGGAACATTGATTGCACTGGATGCAGTTTTCAGGGATCCATTCCGGCACATGGATGGCAACCCCTCGTTTTTCATACTGCGAGGTCGCTGTCGGGAAAATGCCGTCCGGAGGAAGCGCGCTCACCGGCACTTGATCCCCCTTCTGCAGGATCATGGGGTTCATGACCTTGGTCACGAATTCGGAAACATTCTCATATGCATATTCACTGCGGGCGGACTTTGCCCATGCTTCCGGCACTTCGATGACCTTGATGGCGTCCAGTGCCTTGTCCACCGCAGCGATGTTCATGTTGACGATCTTGTCACCTTTTTTCCCGTATGTTTTTCTGATGGCGTCCTTGAGGAAGTTGATCGCCTCATCCGGCGGGATCACGTTTGCTATCTTGAAGAATGCTGCCTGCATGATCATGTTGATTCTTCCGCCGAGGCCAACCCGATCCGCAATCGTAACCGCGTCAATATTGTAAAATTTCAGGTGTTTTTCCGCGATGATTCTTCGCAGGCTGCTGGGAAGTTCCGTTTCCATCTGCTCGACTGTCCAAGGGGAGTTCAACAGGAAAATACCGCCGTCGACGATGCCTTCGAGCAGGTCGAACTGATGGACGTACGCCGGGACATGGCAGGCGATTAAATCGGCGTGTTTGATCAGATAATGAGAGAGAATTCTATTGGGGGAAAAGCGGACATGGGAAACTGTAACGCCGCCTGATTTCTTTGCATCATAGGCGAAGTAAGCCTGCGTGTACAGGTCGGTATTTTCGCCGATGATTTTGATCGCTTCCTTGTTTGCGCCGACGGTCCCGTCTGCGCCGATGCCCCAGAATTTGCACGATGATGTACCTGGAGGAGACGCGGAAAATTCTTCGCCCACTTCAAGGGACGAGTTGCTGACATCGTCATTGATGCCGACCGTGAAAGATCGCTTGGGTTCCCATTGCTCCAGATTGTCGTAAACTGCCTTCACCATGGCCGGGGTGAAATCTTTACTGCCGAGTCCGTATCTTCCGCCCACGACCATCTGTCCGAATCCCCCTTCGTTAATGGCCGTGCTGACATCCTGGTAAAGGGGTTCCCCGATGGTCAGCGGCGTTTTCACTCTGTCCAGCACGGCTATTTTCTTTGCGGATCGCGGCAGGACTTTGAAAAAGTGTTCCCTGGAGAAGGGAAGGTAGAGCCGCACCTTGATCAGGCCGAGACGGGCTCCTCTCGCGTTCAGATAATCGATGGTTCCTTCAATGACATCGCAGCTCGACCCCATGGAAACGATGATCTTGTCGGCTTCGGGATGGCCCACGTAATCAAAGAGATGGTACGGTCTTCCGGTCAGCTCGCCGACTTTTTTCATTTCTTCTTCCACAATCGCCGGCACTCGTGCGTAATACGGCGAGCAGGCTTCGCGGTTCTGAAAGTAAATATCGGAAATCTGTGATGTGCCGCGCATCTGCGGATGTTCCGGGTTCATGGATCTTGCCCGGAAGCGCTCAATCGCGTACCAGTCCACGAGTTTGGCCATATCGGTGTAATTGATCAATTCCACCTTTTGAATGACCATCGAGGTTCTGAATCCGTCAAAGCAATGAATAAAAGGAAGGCTGGCCTTTATGCTCGCCAGATGGGATACCAGTCCGAGGTCCATGACCTCCTGAGGGGAAGCCGACGCGAGCTGGCAAAATCCGGTCTGCCGAACCGCGTTAATATCGGAATGATCCCCGAAAATGCACAGGGCGTGGCCGGCGACGGACCTTGCTGCGATATGAAAGACCGCCGGCATCAGCTCGCCCGCAATCTTGTACATGTCCGGTTTCATCAACAGAAGCCCCTGAGACGCGGTGAAGGTCGTGGCAAGCGTTCCCGCAGCAAGCGCCCCATGAACTGCAGCCGCCGCTCCGGCTTCTGACTGCATTTCTATTAAATCAAGGACCTGGCCAAAAATATTCTTTTTCCCACGCGCGGCCCACTCGCTGCAATATTCCCCGATGGTACTCGACGGTGTAATCGGGTATATCGCCGCGACCTCACTCATCGCATAAGCGACGTGAGCCGCTATTTCATTTCCTTCCAGTGTCTTATTGTATCCAGCCATTATTTTCTCCTTTTAAAATAAATCGAACAACAGGTTGAAGGCTTCATCCTATGCCCGTAACAAACACTTACGGCTGCGCAAGAAACAGCCGGGGGATTAGCAATACGGCATCCATTGGCAGAGTAATGGATGAGCGTTTGGAATAGTCCTGTCTTCATTGTGCGTCTTGAAAAATTGGATTTCATGTAAAAATATTGCATCGATCCGTTCTTTGACAATAGATTATAATTGCTGATGAGAAAGTTATTTCAGCTATGATCCTCTCTGCGGCTCGTTTCACCTCCTTAAAGGCTTGTCTCAGACTGTTTTCATGGATATTCATTTCGTGAATCAGAGCCGTGTGCCCATCTGAAATGAACACATCCACTGCGGTCCCTTCCATCGTCTGTCTTCACTGAAGACCCGGGAGATTGCCCATGCCGTCCTGAGCTTGGCCCGCTTCCGGGCTTTTCTGAACCAGGGTCCTTTTTTGTCCGGATAAGAGGCATCTTTTCTTTCATGATGATGGTGGCCATTCAGCTCATGCCGGGAGGATATCCAGTTGCGAGAGGCTTGACAGAAGAGAACCTGTTTCTGTGGATTGGCGATTTTTAACCCGAAAAACCAGAAGATAGAGCTTTCGTCCTGCATCCCTGAAACCTCAGCAGCCGTCCCTTTGGTTTTGGTCAGTTCCATTCCTGAGCAAATCATAAATCAGATTGAGGTCTTCCGGGAACAAAGGATTGAACATATGAAGTTATCCCAGTGGAGTGTGTAATTTAGAATGATAAATTTAAAGCATATTTTTTTGACAAAAACAACCTGAAATCCAAAGTATCCTTATGTTTTCAGAGAGCAGAATTCCTGTGTATACGGGTTACAGGCGCATTTTTCAGGGTGAACCCATAGTAAAGAGAAAGAGCAGCCGGAGATCTTCCAGCCCGTTATTCATCCAGACGATGGAGCCCGGCCTGGCGGTGCATCTCCAGCAGGGCTTCTTTCGCCCTTTCCCTGTAATCCTTGATATGACAGAAGCGTTCCGCCCACTGGTTATCCCAGAACTTGAAGTCCGGCATGTAGATATCGACAACCCCGTCAAGCAGCTTCAGCGCTTCCACGCTTTCGTAACCGCCGCAGTTGTAGACCAGCGGGACGTTCAGCCCCATTTCAATTGCGGGGGGGAGGGCCTGCAGGATCTGCGGAACCACATGGGTCGGGGTCACGAAGTTGATGTTGTGGCAACCCTGTTTTTGGAGGCGGAGCATGATGGCAGCCAGTTCGGATGGTTCCACGGCCAGTCCGACGACGTGATGGCTGATTTCGAAGTTCTGGCAGAAGGAGCAAAGGAGATTGCAGGAACTGAAAAAAATCGTGCCGGAGCCGTACGACCCCACCAGAGGCGCCTCTTCGCCGAAATGGGGGGAATAGCTGGCAACAACGGCCTTGTCCCCCGTTCTGCAGACCCCCGTTTTACCGGCCAGCCGGTCGACGCGGCAGTTGCGCGGGCAGAGCCGGCAGGCGGGCGAAATCAGGGCAAGCGCCCGGTCAATCCGTTCCTGCAGTTTCCCTTCCCGATAGAGACGAAGACAGGATGGTTCATTCATTCACATAAACCCTTTCCAATCATCCATTGCAGACCGGAGGATCACTTTGAAATGAGGAGCATTTGAATGCGCCGGACGGCGGGAAATCCTGCCTGCATTTATCAGTTATTATTAACACAATTAAGATGCAGAGACAAAGAAGAAAGGGAATTCCGTGTGGGCGCAATCCCGGGATCGGCATGCCCAGCCTGCCAGGCAGGCACACGATTTCCGGCGGACGATGTCCACCTGTATTGAAGATCGAGGGTACGCGATGCATTGGGGATCTCGCCAATTGGAGCGTCTGTTTTATAGCCGATTGATTGGAAGACGGACTTTGCAGATTGACGCTCTTTCTTTTTATACGCTATGCGATTTTCCCGGCGCCCTCGGCATGAAGCGCCTCCCGTTCAAACCGGTTGTCCCGGTAGGGATCCCTGCCCCGCAAGCGGGCAACCGCGCCGGCCAGAAGATACAGAGGCGGGAAGAGAGGTCCCCAGCGTTCGTACTGCCGAACATGAACCTGTTCGTGGATGCGGCACCGTTTAAGGCTTTCATGGTTCCGGCCGATAATGACATGTCCGAGAGTCAGGGCTTCTATTGTGCTATTCGGGCGGCGGCGGGACAACAGAAAAGGCAGTATGCCTCCTTCAATTTCGATGACGCCACCGGTAATCGAGGCGGCGCCGCCGGAAAAGATTACAAGCGGAATCAGCAGAATGCCGATGCAGGATACCGGAAGAACCCAGCAGTATTTGAAAAATAAACCCAATGCCTTCATGTTTCCCTCTCGTTTCTCAATGTGCCCGGGCAGCTTCTTCTTTAATGATTCCCGTATCGGCCTGTCCAGTTTGTTCCATTCCCTCCGATGACTTTGCCGGGAGATAATCTATAATTTTCTCTCTAAAAATAAAACCGGAATTGTATATTAAATATAGGTTTTTCATGATGGCTGTCAAGGCAGGAACTCTGTGAAATCTGCCGCACAGGTCAAGCGTTTTCAAAGCCCCAGCCAGAGGGCAAGACGGTAGGCGGCCATGCCTCCCAGATAGGAAATAACCAGGGTCAGAAGGAGGGAGAGGATGAACCAGCGCCGGTCTTTCATTTCCTGTTTCATTACCGCCACCGTGGCCGCGCAGGGAATAAAAAGCATCAGGACGACCAGAAAGGACAGGCCCGACGCGGAACTGACCACCGAAGGCAGGAGGCTGACCAGACCTTCATCCCCCACGCCGTAAAGAACTCCCAGGGTGGCGATGGCGTTTTCCTTTGCCACGATACTGGTTAACAGCGCCGTTACCATTTTCCAGTCCAGGCCAAGGGGGACGCCCAGCGGTTCAAGGAATTTCCCTGCTTTGGCCAGGAGGCTGCTTTCCACGCGGCCTTCCGGCCAATAGGACAGCAGCCAGACGACGACGGAAACGAGGACGATCACCGTCCCCGCTTTTTTGACAAAGGCAAGGGAACGGCTCCAGATGACCATGCCGATGGTTCGAAGATTGGGCTTGTGATAAAGGGGCAGTTCCATGATGAACGGGGTTTGTTCGTCTTTCAGGAAAAGCGCGGAGGCTGCCATCCCGACGATGCCCAGGACGAGAATGTTCAAGGTAAGCAGAGACCAGGAAACGAGGGTCGCCGCATGACCGAAGAGCGCCGCGGTCATGAAGGTGAGAACGGCGAGACGGGCGGTGCAGGGGACGAAGGGAATCAGCAGCAGGGTGAGCAGCCGGGCCTTTCGAGACTCCAGTATCCGGGCGCCCATGATCGCCGGGACATTGCATCCGAACCCCAGGCAGAGTGGCATGAAGCTCTTTCCATGCAAACCGATGAGATGCATGAAGCGGTCCATGACAAAGGCCGCCCGGGCCATGTAGCCTACGTCTTCAAGCAGAGCCAGGACGGCGAAAAAGATGACCAGGATAGGCAGAAAGGTCAGCACGGAACCAGCCCCTCCAATGACGCCGTCAATGACAATGCCTCTCAGCCAGGGCGGAGAGGATGCAAAAAAAGGTTCCAGAGAACGGCCGAGCCAGCCGACTCCGTCTTCCAGAATCATCTGCAGCGGAAAGCCGACATTATAGGTCAGCAGGAAGATCAGCGCGAACACCCCGAGCAGGATCGGTATCCCCCAGAGGGGCCGGGTCAGGACATGATCGATCCGGTCGGTCAAAAGAACCTCATCCATCCGCTTTCGGGAAACCGCTTTTTCCGTGATCGCCTTAATCCAGGCATAACGGCCGTTGACCACGGCATGCAGGGCGTCTTCGTGTTCGATCAGCAACGCATTGATCCGGTCCCGGACGGTGGTCGGCACC is a window encoding:
- a CDS encoding aldehyde ferredoxin oxidoreductase family protein → MNGWCGKILKIDLSSGRTEAKRPEREIYARWIGGRGLAGYYLRDKVTRSWDHPEMPLLFFTGPLVGTTSPTSGRMTVMSRSPLTGTAGDASVGGSLGTALKKAGWDGLIITGRAKTLCGIEIADDQVTLVDAAALAGTGTSGAYARLKKKGAVALAGPAAGVGVRFADIVVDGHYAAGRAGLGLHFAARNLKYLTVRGSGKIRIAYPEALKKANEDVRRLMAASPVLLGELGIGQYGTAALYDLLDARRMMPTDNFRRTRFDAARRMNAHAFRQRYAPRRTGCRGCSILCKKIAADGRSLPEFETLSHFSALVGNTNLETVMEANRLCNDLGMDTISAAATLACHGEIRGRPLEPSEILSLLMDIGTGRGIGQALGQGAAAYARACGRPETAMTVKNLELPGYDPRGAYGMALAYATSTRGGCHLRAYPISHEILRKPVATDRFTFSGKARIIKGAEDLFAVVDSLTACKFVFFAASLEEYARIYTAVTGVESSADDLLTAGERIDYSERIMNDNNGFRGTDDDLPARFFELPGTGDGHLEIPPLDRAEFLKARAAYRRIRGLNEEGRPTREKAAEMAIDWDGSSEG
- a CDS encoding M48 family metallopeptidase, which encodes MMGNISSKNGKRFFSPRKAFLLGMAGLALIFFLLSCTTVPLTGRSSLSLVPDSELVTMSYQQYNDVLKKATLSRDAEKVQMVKRVGGRIAAAAESFLRESGAGAEVAQYKWEFNLIEDDKTVNAWCMPGGKVAVYTGILPITRDETGLAVVVGHEVAHAIARHGNERMSQALLVQFGGIGLSAALASQAAATQELFLQLYGVGANIGYMLPYSRLHENEADRIGLVLMAKAGYDPRAAVGLWQRMNAQGGGRTLEFLSTHPAPTTRIANIESLIPEAMRYYQKPR
- the nifJ gene encoding pyruvate:ferredoxin (flavodoxin) oxidoreductase; this encodes MAGYNKTLEGNEIAAHVAYAMSEVAAIYPITPSSTIGEYCSEWAARGKKNIFGQVLDLIEMQSEAGAAAAVHGALAAGTLATTFTASQGLLLMKPDMYKIAGELMPAVFHIAARSVAGHALCIFGDHSDINAVRQTGFCQLASASPQEVMDLGLVSHLASIKASLPFIHCFDGFRTSMVIQKVELINYTDMAKLVDWYAIERFRARSMNPEHPQMRGTSQISDIYFQNREACSPYYARVPAIVEEEMKKVGELTGRPYHLFDYVGHPEADKIIVSMGSSCDVIEGTIDYLNARGARLGLIKVRLYLPFSREHFFKVLPRSAKKIAVLDRVKTPLTIGEPLYQDVSTAINEGGFGQMVVGGRYGLGSKDFTPAMVKAVYDNLEQWEPKRSFTVGINDDVSNSSLEVGEEFSASPPGTSSCKFWGIGADGTVGANKEAIKIIGENTDLYTQAYFAYDAKKSGGVTVSHVRFSPNRILSHYLIKHADLIACHVPAYVHQFDLLEGIVDGGIFLLNSPWTVEQMETELPSSLRRIIAEKHLKFYNIDAVTIADRVGLGGRINMIMQAAFFKIANVIPPDEAINFLKDAIRKTYGKKGDKIVNMNIAAVDKALDAIKVIEVPEAWAKSARSEYAYENVSEFVTKVMNPMILQKGDQVPVSALPPDGIFPTATSQYEKRGVAIHVPEWIPENCIQCNQCSFVCPHASIRPVLVTEEELKEAPDYFTTLEAQGKELKGLRFRIQVSPLDCVGCGNCADICPSKEKALVMRYLCSQDDKQIPNHKFSLTVPVRDNLMSKTTVKGSQFCQPLFEFSGACPGCGETPYIKVITQLFGDRMIIGNATGCSSIYGGSAPVCPYTVNPKGHGPAWANSLFEDNAEFTLGVEMGVAKRRDKLASFMRDAIQQGISEGLKNLFEAWLAGMNDPGKTKELRDQIEEALSNEILKSVGPQKDNLINILKLKDMIVKKSIWAIGGDGWAYDIGYGGLDHVMAQNHDLNILVLDTEVYSNTGGQASKSTPTGAVAKFAAKGKPIGKKDLGRMAMVYRYVYVASVAMGASKTQFLKAVTEAESYPGTSLIIAYSPCINHGIDMGKSQEEEKRAVEAGYWPLYRYNPLLAAEGKNPFQLDSGEIKGDFQEFINGEVRYSSLKRMFPDVADKLYKLAEEEAKERIAIYKKLAGK
- a CDS encoding class II aldolase/adducin family protein, with product MERLIRKYVDKLIRSGLAEAGAPLMGARDAELIWNREDKNRAILQEIFTGLHISTLLFALPAEPYRTLVDFLARTSPGTIHPQDTETRTFLHDLPVVTSLAPAEIIRALKNRKCAIVPGRGIITYGTVSPEQAFVTFSSACFACFVKFFADYLRDVRNGSANPEQKAVFQQVVDYLGSPARLDFSLTHGPFRDEATVLTAMEEAGKATVDCRLVDSYFGNISCLFKDILYISQTGSSLDELRGCIDPVPMDGSSCVGITASSELSAHRAIVTAGTHRTVLHGHPKFSVILSLACNEKNCALRGQCHLRCPRRRQAAGVPIVPGEVGTGPYGLCHTVPPALAEHRGAIVYGHGVFTVGKTDFNDAFASLLDIENACRKEYFASL
- a CDS encoding pyruvate formate lyase family activating protein, which encodes MNEPSCLRLYREGKLQERIDRALALISPACRLCPRNCRVDRLAGKTGVCRTGDKAVVASYSPHFGEEAPLVGSYGSGTIFFSSCNLLCSFCQNFEISHHVVGLAVEPSELAAIMLRLQKQGCHNINFVTPTHVVPQILQALPPAIEMGLNVPLVYNCGGYESVEALKLLDGVVDIYMPDFKFWDNQWAERFCHIKDYRERAKEALLEMHRQAGLHRLDE
- a CDS encoding LysE family transporter, with product MLALITIFFSSFVIALSGAMMPGPMLTATISQSSRRGIWTGPLLVVGHGFLELALLVALMIGLAPLLLKDNVFTVIALAGSVILLWMAWDIFKSLPSLRLEWQDGGEHHGRLVLYGILLSLANPYWYIWWATIGLGYIAQCRTSGMAGIAVFFIGHILGDMAFYGLVSTTVAKGRSFFSERLYRRVLGSCACLLVGFAFLFAFAGLQKILS